The Dehalogenimonas lykanthroporepellens BL-DC-9 genome includes a window with the following:
- a CDS encoding acetolactate synthase, large subunit, biosynthetic type (KEGG: det:DET0833 acetolactate synthase, large subunit, biosynthetic type~TIGRFAM: acetolactate synthase, large subunit, biosynthetic type~PFAM: thiamine pyrophosphate protein TPP binding domain protein; thiamine pyrophosphate protein central region; thiamine pyrophosphate protein domain protein TPP-binding) produces MKQTGSQILCESLLKEGVDTIFGYPGGQVLPLYHTLTDFPALRHILVRHEQGAVHAADAYARVTGKAGVCLATSGPGATNLVTGLANAHIDSVPVVAITGQVPLNMIGRDAFQEADITGITLPVTKHNFLVMDVNELARTIKEAFYIATSGRPGPVLVDLPRDIQQATGEFHYPTRLNLPGYKPNKIGNPLQIKKAASLIAEASKPVIIAGHGVRISRAYQELKSLAEITDIPVVTTLLGVSSFPETHRLSFGMIGMHGLAWGNMAITSADLVIAIGMRFDDRATGKISSFAPNAKIIHIDIDPAEVGKNIKVDIPIVGDVKTVLGELNKEIQPGNHQQWIDTIQTWKKDYPSGYDIRDTESVLPQYVIRQIWEKTANQATVVTGVGQHQMFAALHYFYDKPNSFITSGGLGTMGFELPAALGAQTGLPGETVWCIAGDGSFQMTVQELGTITQENAPVKIAILNNGYLGMVRQWQELFYDRNYSATPLWCPDFIKIAEAYCIPAINVTRKSEVGSAIEKAMAVDGPFIINFVVEPEENVYPMVPPGAGINQILHEPRKEDR; encoded by the coding sequence ATGAAACAGACTGGCTCTCAAATATTGTGTGAAAGCTTATTGAAAGAAGGGGTTGATACCATTTTTGGTTATCCCGGAGGACAGGTATTGCCTCTTTATCACACACTGACCGATTTTCCGGCTTTAAGACATATACTTGTCAGGCATGAACAGGGCGCGGTGCATGCCGCCGACGCTTATGCCCGGGTTACCGGCAAGGCAGGGGTCTGCCTGGCTACCTCCGGACCTGGAGCGACTAATCTGGTTACCGGTTTGGCCAACGCCCACATTGACTCGGTTCCTGTTGTGGCGATTACCGGGCAGGTACCCTTAAACATGATAGGCAGAGACGCCTTCCAGGAAGCGGATATCACCGGCATTACCCTTCCAGTGACCAAGCATAATTTTCTGGTTATGGACGTCAATGAACTGGCCCGCACCATAAAAGAGGCTTTTTATATAGCTACTTCTGGCCGTCCCGGTCCGGTCCTGGTTGACTTGCCTCGTGATATTCAACAGGCGACAGGAGAATTTCACTATCCAACCCGGTTAAATCTGCCCGGGTACAAACCGAATAAAATCGGCAATCCTTTGCAGATAAAAAAAGCCGCAAGTCTTATTGCTGAAGCTTCTAAACCGGTTATTATCGCCGGCCATGGCGTTCGTATCTCCCGAGCTTATCAGGAATTGAAGTCATTAGCGGAGATAACGGATATACCGGTTGTAACTACTTTGTTGGGTGTATCAAGCTTTCCGGAAACTCACCGGTTGTCATTTGGGATGATAGGCATGCATGGGCTTGCCTGGGGGAATATGGCAATAACCTCAGCTGATTTAGTCATTGCCATCGGCATGAGATTCGATGACCGTGCTACCGGAAAAATAAGTTCCTTCGCCCCCAATGCCAAGATAATCCATATCGATATCGATCCCGCTGAAGTGGGCAAAAACATTAAAGTAGATATTCCGATTGTCGGTGATGTCAAAACTGTTCTGGGTGAGCTCAACAAGGAAATCCAACCCGGCAACCATCAGCAATGGATAGACACTATTCAGACATGGAAAAAGGATTATCCTTCGGGTTACGACATACGGGACACCGAAAGTGTTCTTCCACAATATGTGATTCGGCAAATCTGGGAAAAGACAGCCAACCAAGCCACTGTGGTCACCGGTGTCGGTCAGCACCAGATGTTTGCCGCTTTGCACTATTTTTACGATAAACCCAACAGTTTCATAACTTCCGGTGGGCTGGGAACCATGGGGTTTGAATTGCCTGCCGCTCTTGGGGCACAAACCGGGTTGCCTGGGGAAACCGTCTGGTGTATTGCTGGCGACGGAAGTTTTCAGATGACAGTCCAGGAGTTAGGTACGATAACTCAAGAGAACGCCCCTGTTAAAATAGCGATATTGAACAACGGATATCTTGGCATGGTCAGACAGTGGCAGGAGTTGTTTTACGACCGGAATTACTCCGCGACCCCTCTCTGGTGCCCTGATTTCATAAAGATAGCCGAAGCATATTGCATACCCGCAATTAATGTAACCAGAAAATCCGAGGTGGGGTCGGCTATAGAAAAAGCCATGGCTGTAGATGGGCCGTTCATTATTAATTTTGTTGTCGAGCCGGAAGAGAATGTTTACCCGATGGTGCCACCTGGAGCTGGCATTAACCAGATACTTCATGAACCCCGGAAGGAGGACCGTTGA